In Salmo salar unplaced genomic scaffold, Ssal_v3.1, whole genome shotgun sequence, the sequence GTGGGGGAGCAGAGTGGGGGGAGCTGTGAAAGGGACAGTGTGGTAGGGGGGAGCAGAGTGGGGGGACTAGAGTGGGGGGAGCAGAGTGGGGGGGAGCTGAGTGGGGGGAGCAGAGTGGGGGGAGCAGAGTGGGGGGAGCTGAGTGGGGGAGCAGAGTGGGGGGAGCTGTGAAGGGGACAGTGTGGTAGGGGGGAGCAGAGTGGGGGGAAGCTGTGAAGGGGACAGTGTGGTAGGGGGAGCAGAGTGGGGGGACTAGAGTGGGGGAGCAGAGTGGGGGAGCAGAGTGGGGGAGCAGAGTGGGGGGAGCAGAGTGGGGGAGCAGAGTGGGGGGAGCAGAGTGGGGGGAGCTGAGTGGGGGGGAGCTGTGAAGGGGACAGTGTGGTAGGGGGAGCAGAGTGGGGGGAAGCTGTGAAGGGGACAGTGTGGTAGGGGGGAGCAGAGTAGGGGGAGCAGAGTGGGGGGAGCTGAGTGGGGGGAGCAG encodes:
- the LOC123735842 gene encoding protein TRACHEARY ELEMENT DIFFERENTIATION-RELATED 7A-like, with amino-acid sequence PPTLLPPLCSPHSAPPHSAPPTLLPPLSSPHSAPPTLLPPTTLSPSQLPPTLLPLPHCPLHSSPPLSSPHSAPPTLLPHSAPPTLLPHSAPPLCSPTLVPPLCSPYHTVPFTASPHSAPPYHTVPFTAPPTLLPHSAPPTLLPPLCSPHSAPPHSAPPTLVPPLCSPLPHCPFHSSPHSAPPLSSPTLLPPLCSPHSSPPTLLPPTTLFPSQLPPTLLPPYHTVPFTAPPL